In Symmachiella dynata, the following are encoded in one genomic region:
- a CDS encoding DUF3299 domain-containing protein, producing the protein MSTIEAPQHHEMEESTETAVETSTATPISPEVDKEFDYRPVTPLAPIALFFGLCSAAGFLAWEALAIGAMGFLMGAAALWKIRSSGGELGGSMLAKIGLTLSLIGVVGGSTLLTYQYIAELPEGHERISFKWFARQAPKVANGQYQLDEDILALDNKDIFIKGYMFPGRKTTDIDTFVLVKDSGDCCFGGQPKIEDMILVELQNDMKIDLRSQTTPVGIGGKLRLDNRVRISDGLRPVYTLEGYHVR; encoded by the coding sequence ATGTCGACGATCGAAGCTCCGCAACATCATGAGATGGAAGAATCCACGGAAACGGCCGTTGAGACTTCAACAGCGACGCCGATATCTCCTGAAGTAGACAAGGAATTTGACTACCGACCCGTAACGCCCTTGGCGCCGATTGCGCTGTTTTTTGGGCTTTGCTCGGCCGCCGGTTTCTTGGCATGGGAAGCCTTGGCGATCGGGGCGATGGGTTTTCTGATGGGCGCAGCCGCGCTTTGGAAAATCCGCAGCTCCGGGGGTGAGCTGGGCGGCAGCATGCTGGCAAAGATCGGCTTAACGCTTTCGTTGATTGGCGTGGTCGGTGGATCGACCTTGTTGACCTACCAATACATTGCCGAACTCCCCGAAGGTCATGAGCGAATTAGCTTCAAGTGGTTTGCCCGTCAGGCCCCCAAAGTGGCCAACGGTCAGTACCAATTGGATGAAGATATCCTGGCGTTGGACAACAAGGATATCTTCATCAAAGGCTATATGTTTCCAGGACGCAAGACGACGGATATTGACACGTTTGTGCTCGTTAAGGATTCGGGCGATTGCTGTTTTGGGGGGCAACCGAAAATCGAAGATATGATTTTGGTTGAACTGCAAAACGACATGAAAATCGATTTGCGTTCACAAACAACGCCGGTTGGAATCGGCGGAAAACTGAGGCTGGATAATCGCGTCCGTATTTCCGATGGCCTCAGACCCGTTTATACGTTGGAAGGATACCACGTGAGATGA
- a CDS encoding class I adenylate-forming enzyme family protein has translation MTELTYREGVPQYTLEHYETDYADRHLLHGVIRKWAVETPEQIAIIDAETGNQYTYREFDEAITALALRLLNLGFGPGDFLATSLPLYVEHIFLEYACFQLGVIHAPLDLRLKEEEIVRSLEMIQAKGYVFPGDTGVVDLSHLGRIVQDQCPFVEHFIQMSPDGETIPGALAYETFAAQSIPADSDVHARYAEITAAVKPTDGAQVIYTTGSTGLPKPALLTHRNITCQNMCLGGGFNMSQAKRQLVNLPPSHVGCQAEQLMTSFFCGITAVILYVFDAEKTLRAIQEYQVDLFGQIPAMFNMQRLLPNYDSYDLSSVQAVMFGGQQVPTQFVEQVLAEFPSSATGLGLSEMAGFVTYTPVTRDVRQLTETLGWWMPVTPLTIRAPMNEDGTAGPELPDGEIGEICFSGPQVFREYVGNPEAYERTVTRDGVCYTGDLGAKSEHGLKFSGRSKLVIKPKGYQIHPAQIEEHFSRMKEHVATCGAVGADHAIFSEGVVLFIELKPDATLSRDTLEEHAREIASYMRPSHYVLMSPGSFPLNRVAKSDYVRLREMATAEVENLRAEGGWDCVKPEASHST, from the coding sequence ATGACTGAACTCACTTACCGCGAGGGTGTCCCGCAATACACGCTCGAACATTATGAAACCGACTACGCCGACCGGCATTTACTACATGGGGTGATCCGCAAATGGGCCGTCGAAACGCCCGAGCAAATCGCGATCATCGATGCCGAGACGGGCAATCAATATACCTACCGGGAATTTGATGAAGCCATCACCGCGCTGGCCCTGCGATTATTGAATCTCGGTTTCGGTCCGGGTGACTTTCTGGCAACGTCATTGCCGTTGTACGTCGAACACATTTTCTTAGAGTACGCCTGCTTTCAATTGGGTGTCATCCACGCGCCGCTCGACTTGCGACTCAAGGAAGAGGAAATCGTACGCTCACTGGAAATGATCCAGGCCAAGGGTTACGTCTTTCCCGGCGACACGGGTGTCGTCGACCTATCGCACCTAGGCCGCATTGTGCAGGACCAATGCCCATTCGTCGAGCATTTCATTCAGATGTCGCCGGACGGCGAAACCATCCCCGGCGCGCTGGCCTACGAAACCTTTGCCGCTCAATCCATTCCCGCCGACTCCGACGTGCATGCTCGCTATGCCGAAATCACAGCTGCGGTCAAACCGACCGACGGCGCACAGGTGATTTATACGACCGGCTCGACCGGCCTACCCAAGCCCGCACTGCTCACGCACCGCAACATCACTTGCCAAAACATGTGTTTAGGCGGTGGTTTTAATATGTCCCAGGCGAAGCGGCAACTCGTCAATCTGCCCCCTTCGCACGTTGGGTGCCAGGCCGAACAATTGATGACCAGCTTCTTTTGCGGCATCACAGCTGTAATTCTGTATGTGTTCGACGCCGAAAAAACACTGCGCGCCATTCAGGAATATCAGGTCGACTTGTTCGGACAGATTCCGGCGATGTTCAACATGCAGCGTTTGCTGCCCAACTACGACAGCTACGATTTGTCGTCTGTTCAAGCGGTGATGTTTGGCGGACAACAAGTTCCCACGCAATTCGTCGAACAGGTGTTGGCCGAGTTCCCGAGTTCCGCGACCGGTTTGGGACTTTCTGAAATGGCTGGGTTTGTCACGTATACACCGGTGACCCGCGACGTGCGTCAATTGACTGAAACGCTGGGGTGGTGGATGCCCGTGACGCCGCTGACGATTCGCGCGCCGATGAATGAAGATGGAACGGCCGGTCCGGAATTGCCTGATGGCGAAATCGGCGAAATTTGTTTCTCTGGGCCGCAGGTCTTCCGGGAATACGTCGGCAACCCCGAAGCCTATGAACGGACCGTCACCCGCGATGGCGTCTGCTACACGGGTGATCTGGGCGCAAAGAGCGAGCACGGGCTCAAATTTTCGGGACGCTCAAAATTAGTGATCAAACCCAAGGGATACCAGATTCATCCCGCGCAGATCGAAGAACATTTCTCCCGCATGAAGGAACACGTGGCCACCTGTGGTGCGGTAGGCGCGGATCATGCGATTTTCAGCGAAGGTGTCGTGCTGTTCATCGAGCTGAAACCGGACGCCACCTTGAGCCGCGACACTTTAGAAGAACACGCGCGCGAAATCGCATCCTACATGCGACCCTCGCACTATGTGCTGATGTCGCCCGGTTCGTTTCCACTCAACCGTGTCGCCAAAAGCGATTACGTGCGATTGCGGGAAATGGCCACCGCTGAAGTCGAAAATCTACGTGCTGAGGGGGGGTGGGATTGCGTGAAACCCGAAGCATCCCACAGCACCTAA
- a CDS encoding PP2C family protein-serine/threonine phosphatase, whose product MAVKFVLILSVIAQLTAAGLALRLNQLYRRRSAWIFISAAAIVMTIGRATSLVSTWGERLADAEADAAFWTESLIGLLVSILLVAGIALIEPLFVELHKAEALLRRDKKRLEQVVRRNEDELRIARQIQENLFPEEPPDIKDYDVAGASKPAEWASGDYFDYIPMHDGSHIVVVADVSGHGIGPALLMSETRAFLRSLAQTRNDIGEILTLANHAVAQDVEEGRFVTIFMARLESESSSTTYTSAGHNAYLLRANGEGQVLSPTGIALGIDENAVMNNSQPIQLERGDLMLLVTDGILETTDAEGTLFGEERLFEVARQSRDGSAFEVVESIFKAADDFSASSTQKDDNTAVVVKYR is encoded by the coding sequence ATGGCCGTAAAATTTGTCTTGATCCTTAGTGTGATTGCCCAATTGACGGCCGCCGGTCTGGCGTTGCGGCTGAATCAATTGTACCGCCGCCGATCCGCTTGGATTTTCATCTCCGCCGCTGCCATCGTCATGACCATCGGCCGTGCCACGAGCCTGGTTAGCACATGGGGTGAGCGACTCGCTGATGCAGAGGCCGATGCCGCATTTTGGACCGAAAGCCTAATCGGTCTCTTGGTGTCGATTTTACTCGTGGCTGGAATCGCCCTCATTGAACCGCTGTTTGTGGAGCTCCATAAAGCCGAAGCGTTGCTCAGACGCGATAAGAAACGGCTGGAGCAGGTTGTCCGGCGAAACGAAGACGAGTTGCGCATCGCCCGGCAAATTCAGGAAAACCTATTTCCCGAGGAACCGCCCGACATCAAAGACTACGATGTCGCTGGGGCATCCAAACCGGCCGAGTGGGCCAGCGGTGATTATTTCGATTACATCCCTATGCACGACGGCAGCCACATCGTTGTCGTAGCCGACGTCAGCGGACATGGCATTGGCCCGGCGTTGTTGATGTCCGAAACGCGGGCTTTTCTCCGGTCCCTGGCTCAGACGCGCAACGACATTGGCGAAATCCTGACACTGGCCAATCATGCTGTCGCCCAGGATGTCGAAGAGGGACGCTTCGTGACCATTTTCATGGCGCGACTGGAATCGGAATCCTCATCCACGACATACACCAGTGCCGGGCATAACGCTTATCTGCTGCGAGCCAACGGCGAAGGGCAGGTCCTGAGCCCAACCGGCATCGCCTTGGGCATTGATGAAAACGCTGTGATGAACAACTCCCAGCCCATCCAACTGGAACGCGGCGATCTCATGCTACTGGTGACCGACGGGATTTTGGAGACAACCGATGCTGAGGGCACGCTGTTCGGCGAAGAGCGTCTGTTCGAAGTAGCGCGACAAAGTCGTGACGGCTCAGCGTTTGAGGTGGTTGAATCCATCTTCAAAGCTGCTGATGACTTTTCCGCCAGCAGCACTCAAAAGGATGACAATACCGCCGTGGTTGTCAAATACCGCTGA
- a CDS encoding MaoC family dehydratase codes for MSQQQRVEEIRQFYESGLVSDWHTAEQENINQFGRATGDEDWLHTDPERAARESPFSGTIAFGFWTIAMLTHLSRQAAGQDYPEGAQFGINYGFDRLRMMAPVRVGKRIRCHIRLLDVTPRGDSRILVKTENTIEIEGEEKPALVAEWLVMMFYPEQTG; via the coding sequence ATGAGCCAGCAACAACGCGTGGAAGAGATCCGCCAATTCTATGAATCCGGGTTGGTTTCTGATTGGCATACCGCAGAGCAAGAGAACATCAACCAATTCGGACGCGCCACGGGTGACGAGGATTGGCTACACACTGACCCGGAGCGGGCGGCCCGTGAGAGCCCGTTTAGTGGAACGATTGCTTTTGGTTTTTGGACAATCGCAATGCTGACTCACTTGTCACGGCAAGCGGCCGGTCAGGATTATCCCGAAGGCGCACAATTCGGCATCAACTACGGATTCGACCGTCTGCGGATGATGGCTCCGGTCCGTGTCGGCAAACGCATTCGCTGCCACATCCGGCTCTTGGATGTCACGCCCCGCGGCGATTCACGCATCCTGGTCAAAACGGAAAACACCATCGAGATCGAGGGAGAGGAAAAACCCGCACTGGTCGCCGAATGGCTCGTTATGATGTTTTATCCAGAGCAGACCGGTTGA
- a CDS encoding ABC transporter permease, with translation MNLVTIAWKSIRQRALASSLTALSVALGVTLMVTVLVMHGVIFKTFNQPATGYDLIVGAKGSSLQLVLNTIFHLGKPVENIPYLYYKDLKANPRIEAAIPLALGDTTQQGGFRIMGTIPEFFGVEYMPGKKYGVYKGGRYISKPFDAVIGASVARENNWDIGSTFKPVHGVDDGLGDAHVHDEEFTVVGVLGRTGTPNDKGVFVHLDGFYMIEGHEKPADEAAAKAAALAKMKGEAVPAATGHDESEHGDDGHGDDAHDDHGHGADAHSDEPHDAHAGHHHHNHGPIPDEQKEVTAVLIRTKSPIVTPQLQGFINDQPEAQAVSPIQQISMLFSTFIDNVQLMLLVLITMIILVSGVGIFVSIYNSMSDRKREIAIMRALGARRGSVFAIILAESILLCVGGGILGVLLGHGLVFAAAPYVEAKSGIVMNPWAFEWFELILIPALVVLASLVGMVPGMTAYRTDVAKALSN, from the coding sequence ATGAACCTAGTCACGATCGCATGGAAAAGCATTCGGCAACGGGCCTTGGCATCGTCGCTCACGGCGCTGAGCGTTGCACTGGGCGTTACGTTGATGGTCACGGTGTTGGTCATGCACGGTGTCATTTTTAAAACATTCAATCAGCCCGCCACGGGGTACGACCTAATCGTCGGCGCCAAAGGCAGCTCGTTGCAATTGGTACTCAACACGATTTTCCACCTCGGCAAACCGGTCGAGAACATTCCCTACCTGTATTACAAAGACCTCAAAGCCAACCCGCGTATCGAAGCAGCCATTCCCCTCGCGCTGGGCGATACCACCCAACAGGGGGGCTTTCGCATCATGGGCACGATTCCGGAGTTCTTCGGCGTCGAATACATGCCGGGCAAAAAGTACGGCGTCTATAAAGGCGGCCGGTACATCTCCAAGCCGTTCGACGCTGTCATCGGTGCTTCGGTCGCCCGTGAGAACAATTGGGACATCGGCAGCACCTTCAAACCGGTCCACGGGGTCGACGACGGCTTGGGCGATGCACACGTGCATGATGAAGAATTCACCGTCGTCGGGGTCCTAGGTCGCACCGGTACACCAAACGACAAAGGGGTCTTCGTGCACCTCGATGGGTTTTACATGATCGAAGGACATGAAAAACCGGCCGACGAAGCCGCCGCAAAGGCAGCTGCGCTGGCCAAAATGAAAGGCGAAGCCGTACCTGCCGCAACAGGCCACGATGAGTCAGAACATGGCGACGACGGGCACGGTGATGATGCACACGACGATCACGGGCACGGTGCCGACGCGCATAGCGATGAGCCGCACGACGCACATGCCGGCCACCATCACCACAATCATGGCCCAATCCCCGATGAACAAAAAGAAGTCACGGCAGTTTTGATTCGCACCAAATCGCCGATCGTCACGCCGCAGTTGCAGGGCTTCATCAACGACCAACCTGAGGCTCAGGCGGTCAGTCCGATTCAACAGATCAGCATGTTGTTCTCGACATTCATCGACAACGTGCAGTTGATGCTGTTGGTGTTGATCACCATGATCATCTTGGTGTCGGGTGTGGGGATTTTTGTGAGCATTTACAATTCCATGTCGGATCGCAAACGCGAGATCGCCATCATGCGAGCTCTCGGAGCGCGACGGGGAAGCGTGTTTGCCATCATTCTGGCCGAATCAATTTTGCTCTGTGTGGGCGGCGGAATTCTGGGCGTCCTGCTTGGACATGGATTGGTTTTCGCCGCAGCCCCATATGTCGAAGCCAAAAGCGGCATCGTCATGAATCCGTGGGCGTTTGAATGGTTTGAACTGATTTTGATCCCCGCACTGGTTGTACTGGCTTCCCTAGTGGGAATGGTGCCTGGGATGACAGCTTATCGCACCGATGTGGCCAAAGCACTGTCCAACTAA
- a CDS encoding prenyltransferase/squalene oxidase repeat-containing protein — protein MNRVLALTLAWLVLASGAELQAARKTDPKVAGAVQRALDYLAREQRPQGYWEAQHSQYRVAMTALAGNALLCEGSTTTRGKYSRQIQLAVDYLIERSRKNGLIGYQNDYHYMYGHGFSMLFLSQVFGEEEKEQRREELKYVLTKAVDFCGKAQTKSGGWGYVSAKDGNDFDEGSTCITQVQGLRACRNAGIPVPKEIIDKAVTYIEKCTTKEGGVQYSIRGGGARPPITAAALACMFNSGEYESEYTKRLLAYCKKNLTVTGGSSRSFGHWHYAHYYYAQVMYRLDGNEWDKYIRDLSNTILRRQSADGSWKEGHVGPVYTTAINATILQLENGFLPIYQR, from the coding sequence ATGAACCGCGTACTTGCACTCACCCTGGCTTGGCTCGTTTTGGCATCTGGAGCCGAACTCCAGGCAGCACGCAAAACCGACCCCAAAGTCGCCGGTGCTGTCCAACGTGCCTTGGATTATCTCGCCCGCGAACAACGGCCCCAGGGTTACTGGGAAGCCCAACACTCCCAATACCGCGTCGCCATGACCGCCCTGGCGGGAAATGCGTTGCTGTGCGAAGGCTCAACCACCACCCGGGGAAAATACTCCCGGCAGATTCAGCTAGCCGTCGACTACTTGATCGAACGCTCCCGCAAGAACGGCCTGATCGGCTACCAAAACGATTACCACTACATGTACGGTCACGGATTCTCCATGCTGTTTTTGTCGCAGGTGTTCGGCGAAGAAGAGAAAGAACAGCGCCGCGAAGAACTCAAATACGTCCTCACCAAAGCTGTCGATTTTTGCGGCAAAGCACAAACCAAATCGGGCGGTTGGGGTTACGTCTCCGCAAAAGACGGTAACGATTTTGACGAAGGCTCAACCTGTATCACGCAGGTACAGGGATTACGGGCCTGTCGCAATGCCGGGATTCCCGTCCCCAAGGAGATCATCGATAAAGCGGTGACCTACATCGAAAAATGCACAACCAAAGAAGGGGGCGTGCAATACTCCATTCGCGGCGGCGGAGCCCGTCCTCCGATCACTGCAGCGGCGTTGGCCTGCATGTTCAATTCCGGCGAGTACGAGTCGGAATACACGAAGCGGCTGCTGGCCTACTGCAAAAAGAACCTCACCGTCACCGGCGGCTCCTCCCGCTCCTTCGGCCATTGGCATTACGCGCACTACTATTACGCACAGGTGATGTATCGGCTGGATGGCAACGAATGGGACAAATACATCCGCGACCTCAGCAACACCATTCTCCGCCGCCAATCGGCCGACGGCAGCTGGAAAGAGGGGCACGTGGGACCGGTCTACACCACAGCAATCAACGCCACAATCCTACAACTCGAAAACGGCTTCCTGCCGATTTACCAGCGCTAA
- a CDS encoding neutral/alkaline non-lysosomal ceramidase N-terminal domain-containing protein, with amino-acid sequence MMRNICLLIATSAMLLMSSAVVHAAELHAGVARVDLTPPLAMKAPLGGYGERLNRPATGVHDRIFAKALVVSDGRKKFAIVTADMLGFPPPFKQAVLDQLNDPSWTHERLMLLPSHSHTSIEMNAINPLNVYQIPQIGIHNPELFEFTVANFARAIQAAEAKLVPVTIGTTSTRTQGFNRNRREQRGKIDPELTLTRIDQTDGRALAVLVNFTAHPTFMSGEDMWFSAGWPGHLQRTLESLIRQDVTVMYYNGAEGDQSPIARSGSGESHWERAEAYGRDLAVIAFRQWRTINPRPNVIFQTVRQTITLPQRSWHPNFKETGGKEYGLTEEVLKEMLPKMFPTTSASVAVRLGDLVIVGVPGELAVGLGLEIKKDTELITGAKHPVIGGLADEWVSYILSAEEYDRGGYEASVSFYGRDLGRQVVEAALQGVRRLQ; translated from the coding sequence ATGATGCGCAATATTTGTTTGCTGATCGCCACGTCCGCGATGTTGCTGATGTCCTCCGCTGTGGTTCATGCTGCGGAACTTCATGCAGGCGTGGCGCGGGTTGACCTCACTCCGCCGTTGGCGATGAAAGCGCCGCTGGGCGGTTATGGAGAGCGGCTCAATCGGCCGGCTACGGGAGTGCACGATCGTATTTTTGCCAAAGCGTTGGTGGTCTCCGACGGTCGCAAAAAATTTGCGATCGTGACGGCCGACATGTTGGGGTTCCCGCCACCGTTCAAGCAAGCGGTGTTGGATCAACTAAACGATCCCAGTTGGACGCACGAACGCTTGATGCTGTTGCCCAGCCATTCGCATACCAGCATCGAAATGAACGCCATCAACCCGTTGAACGTGTATCAAATTCCGCAGATCGGCATTCACAATCCGGAACTGTTCGAATTCACCGTGGCCAACTTTGCGCGAGCAATTCAAGCAGCAGAAGCAAAATTGGTCCCCGTGACGATTGGAACGACGAGCACCCGGACGCAGGGCTTCAATCGAAATCGACGCGAGCAACGCGGGAAGATCGACCCGGAATTGACGCTAACGCGCATCGACCAAACGGACGGCCGCGCGTTGGCGGTGTTGGTGAATTTCACGGCGCATCCGACGTTTATGTCGGGCGAGGATATGTGGTTCTCCGCCGGTTGGCCGGGGCACTTGCAACGGACGTTGGAATCGTTGATCCGACAAGATGTGACGGTCATGTACTACAACGGCGCCGAAGGGGACCAATCACCGATCGCTCGGTCGGGCAGCGGCGAGAGTCATTGGGAGCGGGCCGAGGCTTATGGTCGCGATCTCGCGGTCATCGCTTTTCGGCAATGGAGGACAATCAACCCGCGTCCGAATGTCATCTTTCAAACGGTGCGGCAGACAATTACCTTGCCGCAACGATCATGGCATCCTAATTTCAAAGAAACAGGTGGCAAAGAGTACGGTTTAACCGAAGAGGTTTTGAAAGAGATGTTGCCAAAGATGTTTCCTACCACGTCGGCCAGCGTTGCTGTGCGTCTCGGGGATTTGGTGATCGTGGGTGTCCCGGGTGAATTGGCGGTGGGGTTGGGACTGGAAATCAAGAAGGATACGGAGTTGATCACCGGGGCCAAACATCCCGTCATCGGCGGGTTGGCGGATGAATGGGTCAGCTACATTCTCTCAGCTGAGGAATACGACCGTGGCGGATATGAGGCGAGCGTCAGTTTTTATGGACGTGATTTAGGCCGGCAGGTCGTCGAAGCCGCACTGCAAGGGGTGCGGCGATTGCAGTAA